The segment ATTCGGTGCGCCCGCCGCTCGTCCACTCGATCATGCGGATCTTGCGCTTGCCCTGATCAAGCCCCGCGTAAAGCAGCTTACCGACCTTGGTCTCGCCGGTTTCGGCGCGCGCATGTTCGATGATGATGTCGAACCGGTCGTCGGCCCTCAGCTGGCTCATCGGCACCTGGGTCGCGATCGCGCGGATATAGGCCTGGATCGCGCTGCCCGGAACGCCCGCCGCGCGCGCCGAGGCCACCAGATTGGACCCGCGCCGCCCCTGGATGCGTAAAGGTGTATGGTCGACCGCGATCGGAATCTTGCGCAGGCTCAGCGCACCGTTCACGCGTTCCACCTGCAGCCGCATGTCGAAGGTCGCGCGGAACGCGAGCATGTCGAGCGGGCGGGAAACATTGCGGTTGGGGCGGCGGCCGAGCGTGATGTCCATCCGCGTGCCGGGGATGATCTCCTTCATCGGCACCGCCTGCGCCACCATCCTGGCTACCTGTGCGGCCTCGGCATCGCCCACGCCCGCGCGGGTCAGCACGCGCGAAAAGCCGTCGCCGCGGCTGACGGTTGCGACCAGATCGATCGACGGGCGTTCGGGGGTCGAGGTCAGCGGCGCGACCAGATCGGTCGCGTTCATCCGCTTGCCCATGTCGCTGCCCAGCGCCATCGGCTGGATCACCTGCGCGCGCGCTTCGCTGCGCTCGTCTTCGGTGATAGTGTTGGGTTCGACCGCGATCAGCGGGCGCAGTCCGGGCGACAGCGCCCAGGCGGAGGAGATAAGGACGACGCAGGTGGCCACCCCGCGAAACCATTCGCGTGAACCGATGCGCGCGCCAAGGTCGGGAACAAGGTCGATGTCGCCGAGCGCGGCCTGAAGGCGGCTCCAGCGCGAGGCGGCGGGGCTCTTGCGCCCGAACGTGCCGCCCTGGCCACGGCCGATCGCCTGGTCGAGCGAAAGCGCAGCCGTGCCGCCGCCATTCGCGCCCAATGCGTAGTCGCTCCGCTGATACAAGGCTTACGCCCCCCGAATTCCACTTTGCCCCTCGAAGCACCCCGAAAGGCGTTCGACCCGTTTGGCTGTGTGTGAAGGCGCAGGGTTAAAGTCAAATTAAGCCCGATTGCGGGGGCCGCCTTCTGCGGTGAACCGTGCGGATCGAGGGATTGGGGGGCTGCGCGGCAACGGGGTTCTTGCGCTTGTCGGTGCGATTGCCGATTTAGGGGGCATGACCCGTTTCGCGCGTTTGCCGGTTTCCGCCATTTTGGGGCCGACCAATACCGGTAAGACCCATCTCGCCGTCGAGCGGATGTGTGCCCATTCCAGCGGCATGATCGGCTTTCCGCTCCGCCTGCTCGCGCGCGAGGTCTATGACCGCGTCGTCGCGCTGAAGGGCGCGGGCGCGGTGGCGCTGATCACCGGCGAGGAAAAGATCGTGCCCCCCGGCGCGCGTTGGTTCCTGTGCACCGCCGAAAGCATGCCGATCGACCGCGATTTCGCCTTTGTCGGGATCGACGAGGCGCAGCTCGGCGCCACCCCCGAACGCGGCCATGTCTTCACCGATCGGCTGCTGCGCGCCCGCGGCCGCGAGGAAACGATGATCCTCGGTTCCGAAAGCCTGAAGCCGATGATCCGCGCGCTCGTCCCCGATGCCGAGATTGTCGGCCGCCCGCGTTTCTCGACGCTCAGCTATGCGGGCGCGAAGAAGCT is part of the Sphingomonas sp. C3-2 genome and harbors:
- a CDS encoding peptidoglycan DD-metalloendopeptidase family protein — translated: MYQRSDYALGANGGGTAALSLDQAIGRGQGGTFGRKSPAASRWSRLQAALGDIDLVPDLGARIGSREWFRGVATCVVLISSAWALSPGLRPLIAVEPNTITEDERSEARAQVIQPMALGSDMGKRMNATDLVAPLTSTPERPSIDLVATVSRGDGFSRVLTRAGVGDAEAAQVARMVAQAVPMKEIIPGTRMDITLGRRPNRNVSRPLDMLAFRATFDMRLQVERVNGALSLRKIPIAVDHTPLRIQGRRGSNLVASARAAGVPGSAIQAYIRAIATQVPMSQLRADDRFDIIIEHARAETGETKVGKLLYAGLDQGKRKIRMIEWTSGGRTEWFEAAGVGQQRGTMVQPVTGRLTSGFGMRRHPLLGYSRLHKGLDFGAPHGAPIRAATDGVVTFAGRNRGYGNYVKLQHGGGLATSYAHMSRIAVRGGARVSQGQVIGYVGSTGLSTGPHLHYELYRNGQAINPKSVSFVQKAQLSGGELARFRAKLNQLTGVRVGGPAAAPAAPAGGTQAAVR